A single Iodidimonas sp. SYSU 1G8 DNA region contains:
- a CDS encoding rhodanese-like domain-containing protein — protein MTVCRSGARSAQAALMLEKEGFGRVANLAGGMLRWRAQRLPVEGLDA, from the coding sequence GTGACCGTCTGCCGGTCCGGCGCCCGGTCGGCGCAGGCCGCTCTCATGCTGGAGAAGGAAGGCTTTGGCCGGGTGGCCAATCTGGCGGGCGGCATGCTGCGCTGGCGGGCGCAGCGCCTGCCGGTCGAAGGGCTCGACGCCTGA
- a CDS encoding thioesterase family protein — translation MSPIKAEDFLGLRPTHNPHRWILPVTEAVSTPGNFLFGGCGLAAAISAMEQTCGRPTVWATAQYLSYARPPSIMDLDVIVPVSGKQNTQARVVAHVGDTEILTVNAALGARAMDISGQWTQRPDVARPEDCEVVPRWSKKEGYIDGRVEFRAAKGRWGQHDNGEPGDGRSILWARISEGAEISAAMLAVIADWMPSGISGALGRRGGGNSLDNTIRVHKLVPTEWVLCDIQVHGVHGGHGHGRMHLWSQDGVLLATASQSVILRLWDETPKG, via the coding sequence ATGAGCCCGATCAAGGCTGAAGATTTTCTGGGGCTGCGCCCCACCCACAATCCGCACCGCTGGATATTGCCAGTGACCGAGGCGGTGTCGACGCCCGGCAACTTCCTGTTCGGGGGCTGCGGCCTCGCCGCGGCGATTTCGGCCATGGAGCAGACCTGCGGCCGCCCCACCGTCTGGGCCACGGCGCAATATCTGTCCTATGCCCGGCCACCATCCATCATGGATCTGGACGTCATCGTGCCGGTCAGCGGCAAGCAGAATACCCAGGCGCGCGTTGTGGCCCATGTGGGGGATACGGAAATCCTCACCGTGAACGCGGCGCTGGGCGCGCGCGCCATGGATATCAGCGGTCAATGGACGCAGCGTCCCGACGTCGCGCGGCCCGAGGACTGCGAAGTGGTGCCGCGCTGGTCGAAGAAGGAGGGCTACATCGACGGCCGTGTGGAATTTCGCGCCGCCAAGGGGCGCTGGGGCCAGCACGACAATGGCGAGCCCGGCGATGGGCGTTCCATCCTGTGGGCCCGGATTTCCGAAGGCGCCGAAATAAGCGCCGCCATGCTGGCCGTGATCGCCGACTGGATGCCCTCGGGCATCAGCGGCGCGCTTGGGCGCCGGGGCGGCGGCAACAGCCTGGACAACACCATCCGGGTGCACAAGCTGGTCCCCACCGAATGGGTGCTGTGCGACATCCAGGTGCACGGGGTGCATGGCGGGCATGGGCATGGGCGCATGCATTTGTGGAGCCAGGACGGGGTGTTGCTGGCGACGGCGAGCCAGTCCGTGATCCTGCGGCTCTGGGACGAGACCCCGAAGGGATAA
- a CDS encoding VOC family protein, giving the protein MEDKRPTTNVENPIRPLGLGEVVLRVTDLEKSISFYRDVLGFRLIRTIDHAIAFMRIADGVEGHTQIIGLFSTAWPSNREGKIWNGSSPERSTLHHFAIEISLDAHDAILEYLVRQNLNPNTQTHQWIGWRSIYVSDPDGHTIEFVCYDESPLDS; this is encoded by the coding sequence ATGGAAGACAAAAGGCCCACTACTAACGTGGAGAACCCGATCAGGCCGCTTGGTCTCGGAGAGGTCGTGCTACGGGTCACCGACCTTGAAAAATCCATCAGTTTCTACAGAGACGTGCTCGGATTCCGGCTTATCCGGACAATAGATCATGCCATTGCATTCATGCGCATCGCCGATGGCGTGGAAGGACACACACAAATCATCGGGCTTTTCAGCACCGCCTGGCCATCGAACCGCGAGGGTAAGATCTGGAATGGAAGCAGCCCAGAGCGTTCGACATTGCACCACTTCGCGATCGAGATATCCCTCGACGCGCACGACGCCATTCTCGAATACCTCGTTCGACAGAACCTGAATCCAAATACGCAAACGCACCAATGGATCGGTTGGAGGTCAATCTATGTCTCCGACCCTGACGGGCACACCATCGAATTTGTTTGTTACGACGAGAGCCCTCTCGATTCGTGA
- a CDS encoding YnfA family protein, whose product MQSIAVYVGAALAEIAGCFAFWVWLRKDGSALWLLPGMVALAIFAWLLTLVESEAAGRAYAAYGGVYIAASLAWLWLAESIRPDRWDVLGAAIALVGAGVILFAPRAA is encoded by the coding sequence ATGCAGTCCATCGCGGTCTATGTAGGCGCGGCCCTGGCCGAGATCGCCGGATGCTTCGCTTTCTGGGTCTGGCTGCGCAAGGATGGCTCGGCGCTGTGGCTGCTGCCCGGCATGGTCGCGCTCGCCATCTTCGCCTGGCTGCTGACCCTGGTGGAAAGCGAGGCCGCCGGCCGCGCCTATGCCGCCTATGGCGGCGTCTACATCGCGGCGTCGCTGGCCTGGCTGTGGCTGGCCGAGAGCATCCGGCCCGACCGCTGGGACGTGCTGGGCGCCGCCATCGCCCTCGTCGGCGCCGGCGTCATCCTGTTCGCGCCGCGCGCCGCCTGA
- a CDS encoding 6-carboxytetrahydropterin synthase, which produces MTGRLEIVKAFTFEAAHHFQHMPVGHGYQRMHGHSYHVEVALTGEPDPVSGWIADFAEVAKALQGVRDTLDHNTLNDVEGLENPSLENISRWIAGQIARDFPGLAWVKVARPSCNEYCVYRL; this is translated from the coding sequence ATGACCGGTCGGCTTGAAATCGTCAAGGCGTTCACCTTCGAGGCGGCGCACCACTTCCAGCACATGCCCGTGGGGCATGGCTATCAGCGCATGCATGGCCATTCCTATCATGTGGAAGTCGCGCTGACCGGCGAGCCCGATCCGGTGTCCGGCTGGATCGCCGATTTCGCCGAGGTCGCCAAGGCGCTGCAGGGTGTGCGCGACACGCTGGACCACAACACCCTGAACGATGTCGAGGGTCTGGAAAATCCGTCGCTGGAGAACATCTCGCGCTGGATCGCCGGACAGATCGCCCGCGATTTCCCCGGCCTCGCCTGGGTCAAGGTCGCCCGCCCCAGCTGCAACGAATACTGCGTCTACCGCCTGTAG
- a CDS encoding long-chain fatty acid--CoA ligase encodes MTAQNARNLVDMFLDQADRRGDRPCVWHKAERGKPYRPVSWRAVAEQTARLAAALKTLGVQPGDRVALVSESRPEWLVADLGIMAAGAITVPTYTTNTERDHAHILRDSGARGAIVSTAKLAKELLPAVTDLGTLDFVIAMEEPRRSQSVDIHLWDALLAGSTGTVAQVREAMAGVGRDQTACLIYTSGTGGAPKGVMISHGAILHNCAGAEEVIAELGLDDGLDKTEVFLSFLPLSHAYEHSGGQFFPLSIGAQIYYAEGIDKLAVNMAEARPTIMTVVPRLFEMLRTRVTRAIEEKGGASARLFHRALVLGEKRFTDRKSLSLKERTENWALDRLVRRKVQQRFGGRVKALVSGGAPLNADVGMFFHALGLRLLQGYGQTESGPVVSVNRVGLVKIHTVGPPLKATEVRIAEDGEILIRGELVMQGYWRDEAATARAIVDGWLHTGDIGIIDADGHLQITDRKKDILINDKGDNVAPARVEGLLTLEPEIAQAMIYGDRRPHMVALLVPDMEWAARWAAENGKPADMPSLAHDPAFHAVLDRAVTRVNQRLAATEKVRRFTVASEPFSIDNEQMTPTMKIRRHMIVRRYKDALDGLY; translated from the coding sequence ATGACGGCGCAGAACGCGCGCAATCTCGTGGATATGTTTCTCGATCAGGCCGACCGCCGGGGCGACCGCCCCTGTGTCTGGCACAAGGCCGAGCGCGGCAAGCCTTACCGGCCCGTGTCGTGGCGCGCCGTCGCCGAGCAGACGGCAAGGCTGGCCGCCGCGCTGAAGACGCTGGGCGTGCAGCCGGGCGACCGGGTCGCCCTGGTCAGCGAAAGCCGGCCGGAATGGCTGGTCGCCGATCTGGGCATCATGGCGGCGGGCGCGATCACCGTGCCGACCTACACCACCAATACCGAGCGCGACCACGCCCATATCCTGCGCGACAGCGGCGCGCGCGGCGCCATCGTGTCCACCGCGAAACTGGCGAAGGAATTGCTGCCGGCGGTGACCGATCTGGGCACGCTGGATTTCGTCATCGCCATGGAGGAGCCGCGCCGGTCGCAGAGCGTCGACATCCATCTGTGGGACGCGCTGCTGGCGGGCAGCACCGGCACCGTCGCCCAGGTGCGCGAGGCCATGGCAGGCGTCGGTCGCGACCAGACAGCCTGCCTGATCTATACCTCGGGCACGGGCGGCGCGCCCAAGGGCGTGATGATCAGCCACGGCGCCATCCTGCACAATTGCGCCGGCGCCGAGGAAGTGATCGCCGAACTGGGGCTGGACGACGGTCTGGACAAGACCGAGGTGTTCCTGTCGTTCCTGCCGCTGTCCCATGCCTATGAGCATTCGGGCGGCCAGTTCTTTCCGCTCTCCATCGGCGCGCAGATCTACTACGCCGAGGGTATCGACAAGCTGGCGGTCAACATGGCCGAGGCGCGGCCGACCATCATGACCGTGGTGCCGCGCCTGTTCGAGATGCTGCGCACCCGGGTGACGCGCGCCATCGAGGAGAAGGGCGGCGCGAGCGCCCGGCTGTTCCACCGGGCGCTGGTGCTGGGCGAGAAACGGTTTACCGACAGGAAGTCGCTGAGCCTGAAGGAGCGGACGGAAAACTGGGCGCTGGACCGGCTGGTCCGCCGCAAGGTGCAGCAGCGCTTCGGCGGACGGGTGAAGGCGCTGGTGTCGGGCGGCGCGCCGCTGAACGCCGATGTGGGCATGTTCTTCCATGCGCTCGGCTTGCGGCTGTTGCAGGGCTATGGCCAGACCGAATCGGGGCCGGTGGTCAGCGTCAACCGCGTCGGGCTGGTGAAGATCCACACCGTCGGCCCGCCGCTGAAGGCCACCGAGGTCCGCATCGCCGAGGATGGCGAAATCCTGATCCGGGGCGAGCTGGTCATGCAGGGATACTGGCGCGACGAGGCCGCGACCGCGCGCGCCATCGTCGATGGCTGGCTGCACACCGGCGACATCGGCATCATCGACGCGGACGGCCATCTGCAGATCACCGACCGCAAGAAGGACATCCTCATCAACGACAAGGGTGACAATGTGGCGCCCGCGCGCGTCGAGGGCCTGTTGACCCTGGAGCCGGAAATCGCCCAGGCGATGATCTATGGCGACCGCCGCCCGCACATGGTCGCGCTGCTGGTGCCGGACATGGAATGGGCCGCCCGATGGGCCGCGGAGAACGGCAAGCCCGCCGACATGCCGTCGCTCGCCCACGATCCCGCTTTCCACGCGGTGCTCGACAGGGCCGTCACGCGGGTCAACCAGAGGCTCGCGGCGACGGAAAAGGTGCGGCGCTTCACCGTCGCGTCCGAGCCGTTCAGCATCGACAACGAGCAGATGACGCCGACCATGAAGATTCGCCGGCACATGATCGTGCGCCGCTACAAGGACGCGCTGGACGGGCTGTACTGA
- a CDS encoding TonB-dependent receptor, which translates to MVTHATALRTAVASICLLTAGNWTGTANAQAADAADPRPALTGIEQVITSARRREETVQQVPGTVSVLPEDTLRKLGVESLDDLSAIAPNLIVAPDNVSSRTSRITLRSQVQNDTLITLDPAVGLYLDGVYVARSAGALFDLVDVERVEVLNGPQGTLYGRNTTGGAIGIVSRKPTDEFEGRVSAGVGLYTDGPGRHNGLNHDLAAILNVPVSDKLAARFVLQSTGLAGYSENTLLGIDMDNDRTLSWRASVSWRPSDHVDVLLIHDGMRSRGNERLSQVSQVVPAGLDPACNPLDPDPVASAACAANLLLTGGQWAGAFDGDPRRNEQNVLALTGEPGRLAADAHGVALITTARFDGVTLKNISAWRRMDQFSSFDFDGTGFDLGEAVQTDRQNQLSTEFQALGDTGKSIEWLAGLMLLRESGRTDNTARALSFLNPTNPFSATGRGVNAAAGIYGHAVWHLNEVVSLVAGARYTWERKELTADSTNALVGCLVPDALNLDLETGGCRGEFGKNFARLTWEAGVNAQVTPDTLLFAKLATGFKSGGFNLRANAVKAFEPFKPERVLSVETGVKTAILGNRGHANLTAFYADYTNIQRTDFTIEGGNLTTFIANAASAGIWGGELEVDVAATDALRLRGTLGVSVARYRAFDFGGADFSDKRFPLAPDYSAAVAVIYTLPVDWLDADWTVTGDFTWRAKAYGDVANTASLMQPAYGLLDLRLDIEPRDTRVRLALFCKNVTDKAYRVTGTTFLDQLGWAFNQYGEPRRVGLQVDMDL; encoded by the coding sequence ATGGTGACGCACGCCACCGCTCTGCGGACGGCCGTCGCCTCGATCTGTCTGCTGACAGCAGGCAACTGGACTGGGACAGCGAACGCGCAGGCCGCCGACGCAGCAGACCCGCGACCGGCGCTGACCGGTATCGAACAGGTCATCACCAGCGCCCGTCGCCGCGAGGAAACGGTGCAACAGGTGCCGGGGACGGTCTCGGTCCTGCCCGAGGACACACTGCGCAAGCTCGGCGTCGAAAGCCTCGACGACCTGTCGGCCATCGCGCCCAATCTGATCGTCGCGCCCGACAACGTCTCGAGCCGGACCTCGCGCATTACCCTGCGTTCTCAGGTGCAGAACGACACGCTGATCACGCTCGATCCCGCGGTTGGCCTCTACCTCGACGGCGTCTATGTGGCACGCAGCGCTGGCGCGTTGTTCGATCTGGTGGACGTGGAACGGGTCGAGGTGCTGAACGGACCGCAAGGCACGCTCTATGGCCGCAACACCACCGGCGGCGCCATCGGCATCGTCTCGCGCAAGCCCACCGATGAATTCGAGGGCCGCGTGAGCGCCGGCGTCGGCCTGTATACGGACGGGCCGGGTCGCCATAACGGCCTCAATCACGATCTGGCCGCGATCCTCAACGTTCCGGTGTCGGACAAGCTGGCCGCGCGTTTCGTGCTGCAATCCACCGGCCTTGCCGGTTACAGCGAAAACACGCTGCTCGGCATCGACATGGATAATGACCGGACCTTGTCGTGGCGCGCCAGCGTGTCGTGGCGGCCCAGTGACCATGTCGACGTCCTGCTGATCCATGACGGCATGCGCTCGCGCGGCAACGAACGTCTGTCGCAGGTCTCGCAGGTCGTGCCCGCCGGCCTCGATCCGGCCTGCAACCCGCTCGATCCCGATCCGGTGGCCTCGGCCGCCTGCGCCGCCAACCTGCTCCTGACCGGCGGGCAATGGGCAGGCGCCTTCGACGGCGATCCCCGCCGTAACGAGCAGAACGTGCTGGCGCTGACCGGCGAGCCCGGACGGCTGGCCGCCGACGCCCACGGCGTGGCGCTGATCACGACCGCGCGGTTCGACGGCGTGACGCTGAAGAACATTTCGGCGTGGCGCCGCATGGACCAGTTCAGTTCCTTCGACTTCGACGGGACCGGATTCGACCTTGGCGAAGCGGTCCAGACCGACCGGCAGAACCAGCTGTCCACCGAATTCCAGGCGCTTGGCGACACGGGCAAGTCGATCGAATGGCTGGCCGGGCTGATGCTGCTGCGCGAGAGCGGCCGCACGGACAACACCGCCCGCGCCTTGTCCTTCCTGAATCCGACGAACCCGTTCAGCGCCACGGGGCGCGGGGTGAACGCGGCGGCCGGGATTTACGGCCATGCCGTCTGGCATCTGAACGAGGTCGTCTCGCTGGTGGCCGGTGCGCGCTACACGTGGGAGCGCAAGGAACTCACCGCCGACAGCACCAACGCCCTGGTCGGCTGCCTCGTCCCTGACGCGTTGAACCTCGATCTGGAGACGGGCGGGTGCCGGGGCGAGTTCGGCAAGAATTTCGCGCGCCTGACCTGGGAAGCCGGCGTCAACGCGCAGGTGACCCCCGATACGCTGCTCTTCGCCAAGCTCGCGACCGGCTTCAAGAGCGGCGGCTTCAACCTGCGGGCCAATGCGGTCAAGGCGTTCGAGCCGTTCAAGCCGGAACGGGTGCTCAGCGTCGAAACGGGCGTGAAGACCGCCATCCTGGGCAATCGCGGCCACGCGAATCTGACGGCGTTCTATGCGGATTATACCAATATCCAGCGGACCGATTTCACCATCGAAGGCGGCAACCTGACCACCTTCATCGCCAACGCGGCCAGCGCCGGCATCTGGGGCGGCGAACTGGAGGTCGACGTGGCGGCCACGGACGCGCTTCGCCTGCGCGGCACGCTGGGCGTCTCCGTCGCCCGTTACCGCGCGTTCGATTTCGGCGGCGCGGATTTCTCGGACAAGCGCTTCCCGCTGGCCCCGGACTATTCGGCGGCCGTCGCGGTCATCTACACCCTGCCGGTCGATTGGCTGGACGCGGACTGGACCGTGACGGGGGACTTCACCTGGCGCGCCAAGGCCTATGGGGATGTGGCCAACACGGCGAGCCTGATGCAACCGGCTTATGGACTGCTCGACCTGCGGCTCGACATCGAACCGCGCGACACGCGGGTTCGGCTGGCGCTGTTCTGCAAGAACGTCACCGACAAGGCGTACCGGGTGACCGGAACCACCTTCCTCGACCAGTTGGGCTGGGCGTTCAACCAGTACGGCGAGCCGCGCCGCGTTGGACTCCAGGTCGATATGGACCTGTAG
- a CDS encoding GNAT family acetyltransferase, which produces MTVQLEVRPYELTDMAAVVRLWETCFPDDPPWNEPNDVLRRKLTVQPELLLVCLSDGRLVGTVLAGYDGFRGWVNKVATTPDFQRRGVASRLMAVAEAELTKLGCPKLNIQVRCGNDAAIEFYKSLGYTIEPRVSLGKRLG; this is translated from the coding sequence ATGACCGTTCAACTCGAGGTTCGCCCCTATGAGCTGACGGATATGGCAGCTGTTGTGAGGCTGTGGGAAACATGTTTCCCTGACGACCCGCCATGGAACGAGCCAAATGATGTGCTCCGCCGAAAGCTGACCGTTCAGCCCGAGTTGCTCCTGGTCTGCCTATCGGACGGACGTCTCGTCGGCACGGTATTGGCCGGGTACGATGGTTTCCGCGGGTGGGTCAACAAAGTCGCGACCACGCCCGACTTCCAAAGACGGGGAGTTGCGTCTCGTCTCATGGCGGTTGCGGAAGCGGAACTCACCAAGCTTGGTTGCCCGAAGCTTAACATCCAGGTCCGATGCGGGAACGACGCTGCCATCGAGTTTTACAAGAGCCTCGGCTACACGATCGAACCACGCGTCAGCTTGGGTAAACGGCTCGGATAA
- a CDS encoding MarR family winged helix-turn-helix transcriptional regulator, with product MNNDHKMLSDTEIEVCAQASAICPSFNLRKSARAVSRIFDEALQPCGLRSGQLAMLLAIATGREPTYAQLARDLVMDTSTIARSLRPLEREGLLEIVAGLDRRRKSVRLTPLGAERIRQAVPLWEKAQGWFNGRVGDDEWTRTLADLDHVLGRIRGY from the coding sequence GTGAATAACGATCACAAAATGCTGAGCGACACCGAGATCGAGGTCTGCGCGCAGGCGTCCGCGATCTGCCCCAGCTTCAACCTGCGAAAATCCGCCCGCGCCGTGTCGCGCATCTTCGACGAGGCGCTGCAGCCGTGCGGCCTGCGGTCGGGCCAGCTCGCCATGCTGCTGGCCATCGCCACCGGCCGCGAGCCGACCTATGCGCAACTGGCGCGCGATCTGGTGATGGATACCTCCACCATCGCCCGCAGTCTCCGGCCGCTGGAACGCGAAGGCCTGCTGGAAATCGTCGCCGGCCTGGACCGGCGGCGTAAATCCGTCCGGCTGACGCCTCTTGGCGCCGAGCGCATCCGCCAGGCCGTGCCGCTCTGGGAAAAGGCGCAGGGCTGGTTCAATGGCCGGGTCGGCGACGATGAATGGACGCGCACCCTCGCCGATCTGGACCACGTCCTGGGCCGCATCCGCGGCTACTGA
- a CDS encoding glucose 1-dehydrogenase, producing the protein MARLEGKIAVITGGASGIGLGTARRFAEEGARLVLADLQADIGRKAAEEFGDRARFIRTDVTSEVDVAAAVDLAVAEFGQLDIMVNNAGIVGAIGPIAKTSVDAWDSTIAVLLRGVFLGMKHGARVMQPRRSGVILSLASTAGILGGLGPHAYTAAKHGVVGLTKSVASELAQHGIRVNAVAPAGTVTPMTASAVTGDVNDEEKTAAAFKASSPLGIAAYPVDIANALLYLASDEARYVTGQTLAVDAGATTGAGNPAFHSQEPTILREAGKRG; encoded by the coding sequence ATGGCGAGACTGGAAGGCAAGATTGCCGTCATCACCGGCGGCGCGAGCGGCATCGGACTGGGCACGGCGCGGCGCTTCGCCGAGGAAGGCGCGCGCCTCGTGCTGGCGGACCTGCAGGCCGACATCGGCCGCAAGGCGGCCGAGGAGTTCGGCGACCGGGCGCGGTTCATCCGCACCGACGTGACCAGCGAGGTCGATGTCGCCGCCGCCGTCGATCTGGCCGTGGCCGAATTCGGCCAGCTCGACATCATGGTCAACAATGCCGGCATCGTCGGCGCCATCGGGCCCATCGCGAAGACGTCGGTCGACGCGTGGGACAGCACCATCGCCGTGCTGCTGCGCGGTGTCTTCCTCGGCATGAAACACGGCGCCCGGGTGATGCAGCCGCGCCGCAGCGGCGTCATCCTGTCCCTCGCCAGCACCGCCGGCATCCTGGGCGGTCTTGGCCCGCATGCCTACACCGCCGCCAAGCATGGCGTGGTCGGTCTGACCAAATCGGTCGCGTCGGAGCTGGCCCAGCACGGGATCAGGGTCAACGCCGTGGCGCCGGCCGGCACCGTCACGCCAATGACCGCGAGCGCCGTCACCGGTGACGTCAACGACGAGGAAAAGACCGCCGCGGCGTTCAAGGCCTCCTCGCCGCTGGGCATCGCCGCCTATCCGGTCGATATCGCCAACGCGCTGCTCTATCTGGCCAGCGACGAGGCCCGCTATGTCACCGGACAGACGCTGGCCGTCGACGCCGGCGCGACCACCGGCGCGGGCAATCCGGCATTCCACAGCCAGGAGCCGACCATCCTGCGCGAAGCCGGCAAGCGCGGCTGA